ACGTAGTTCTGCTGGATCTGCGGGGCATCGGGATGACTGGAAAAGTGGCTGACCTGCTGGTGAGTGATGTGCACATCACAGCCAACAAGAACACCGTTCCCTTCGACCCCGAATCGCCTTTCGTCACCAGCGGGCTGCGGCTCGGGACCGCTGCGCTCACCACGCGAGGTTTCGATGTTCCAGCCTTCCAAGAGGTCGCTGATGTGATCGCCGACCGTCTTTTGAACCCTGAAGATGATGGGATTCGTCAGCGTTGCCTTGACCGGGTGGCTGCGCTCTGTGAGCGCTTCCCGCTCTATGCCGACAGCAAGCAGCCGGTTCTGGCGTGAGGTTCGGCGCTTCCGAATGGACAAGCGTGGCTGGTTTCTGGTGTGCGGGTTGCAGGCTCTTTAGGATTGGGACGACTCCTTCTGACCGGGGGATCGTCTCTTTTCTGGAGCATTCGTGAACCTCTTGGCCAGCCCTATTGCGGTCGCCTCGGTCAGTTTTCTTCTGGCCGCGGTGATCACCACGGTGCTGGTGCCTCAAGTGCGACGGTTGGGTCTGCGCTTTGGTTGGACCGATCAGCCGGATGAGCGCAAACAGCACGTCACCCCCATGGTGAGACTTGGGGGAGTGGCCATGGTGCTGGGTTTTGTCTTGGCACTGGCGGCGATCTGGTCAATGGGGGGCTTCGGACTGCTGGCCCCGGCCAGGGATCAACTGATTTGGGGCACCCTGGCCGGTTCGCTCTGCTTCTTCTTGATCGGCCTGGCAGATGACCTCTTTGCTCTCTCCCCGTGGCCGCGGCTGGCTGGACAGGTTGCCGTGGCTTGTGCGGTTTGGAGTCAGGGCGTACGGATTGGAGCTATCGACCTCCCCTGGCTCACCGCTTCCGCTGGTCCCATTGCCTTGCCGGACAGCCTCAGCCTGCTGGCGACAGTTGTCTGGCTGGTGGGGATCACCAATGCCATCAACTGGTTGGATGGCCTTGATGGGCTCGCTGCTGGGGTTGCTGGCATTGCTGCTGTCGGACTGGTGTCCGTCAGTTTTTCCCTCCATCAGGTGGCTGCTGGATTTCTCGCCGCTGCTCTGGCTGGTTGCTGCTTTGGTTTCCTCCGACACAACTTCAATCCAGCCCGCATTTTCATGGGTGATGGGGGCTCCTACTTCCTCGGATTCACCCTTGCTGCTGTCAGCATCGTGGGACCCGCCAAGGGGCTCACAACGGTGAGCCTGCTGCTGCCGCTCCTGATTCTTTCGCTGCCGCTGGCCGACATGTCAGCCGTGATCATGGGCCGTCTGCGGGCAGGCCGCTCTCCCTTTTATCCCGATCGGAGGCACCTCCATCACCGCTTGCTTCGTGCCGGGTTCAGTCATCGGCGCACAGTTTTGTTGATCTACGTCTTCACCCAGTGGCTTGCAGCCCTGGCTCTTGTGGTGGCGAATGCTGAGATGCGCTTTCTCTGGTTGGCTTTGGCGACCGCCATTCTGGTTGCAACGGTTGTGATCAGCCGGCGCCAACTGCAACACGAGCGGGCCTTGATGAACACCACGCCGCGTGCCACACCCGCTGATCCCGCAGCCCTTGGCGAGCCGCGTGGCTGAATCGGGTGTTGAAATTCTCTGTGTAGGCACGGAGCTGCTGTTGGGGGACATCCTCAATGGCAACGCTCGATGGATCGCAGAACAGTTGGCTGGCTTGGGGTTGCCGCACTACCGCCAGACCGTTGTCGGTGACAACAAGGATCGCCTGGTTTCTGCCGTGCGCGAAGCGTCGCAGCGTTGCAGGGTTCTGGTGACGACCGGAGGTTTGGGGCCGACACCCGATGACCTCACCACCGAGGCCTTGGCTGCTGCGTTCGAGACTCCCCTGGAGGAACGTCCCGAGCTCTGGCTGGAGATCCATCAAAAATTATCGGCAGGAGGCCGGCCAGTTGCTTCCAGCAACCGCAGCCAGGCTTATCTCCCCCGGGGCGCTGAGGTTCTTCCCAATCCCAAGGGGTCGGCTCCAGGGATGATCTGGTCGCCGCTGCCCGATTTCACCATCCTCACCTTCCCGGGGGTGCCCTCGGAAATGCAGGCGATGTGGACGGAGACGGCTGTCCCCTGGTTCCAAGGGCATGGTGGTGCCTCCGGGGTGTTCGTGAGCCGTCAGCTCCGCTTCAGCGGCATTGGTGAATCCGATCTGGCCGAGCGTGTTGCTGATCTGTTGGCGTCCACCAACCCAACGGTGGCTCCCTATGCCTCCCTCGGAGATGTGAAATTGCGGCTCACGGCCTGTGCACAGAGTGCTGAGGCTGCCGCTCAGATGCTGGTGCCGCTTGAAGCGGAGCTGCGACGTCGCACGGGGGACCTTTGCTACGGCGTGGACGAAGACAGCCTGGCCTCGGTGGTGATCGACCTGCTCAAGCAACGGCACCAGACGATGGCGGTTGCGGAGTCCTGCACCGGTGGTGGTTTGGCGGCAGCCCTTACGGCTGTTCCAGGCTCCTCGTCGGTGTTCCAGGGTGGCGTCGTCGCCTACAGCAATGCGGTGAAACAGGCCTTGCTTGGGGTGTCACCGAATCTGCTCACAGCCCATGGTGCTGTTTCCCAGCCTGTGGTCGAGGCGATGGCTCGGGCCGCCCGGGAGCGCCTGAATTGCGACTGGGCAATTGCGGTGAGCGGTATCGCCGGCCCTGGCGGTGGCAGTGCCGAGAAGCCCGTGGGCTTGGTGCATCTGGCCTTGGCCGGTCCCGATGGCTGTGAGGCCTGGGTACAGCATTTCGGTGAGCGGAGGGGGCGGGAGGCCATTCAGAGGATGAGCGTGATCCGTGGCTTGGATCGTCTGCGTCTGCGCTTGCTCGCTCAGGTTTAGGGTCGACGGTTCCTGCGGCTGAACTGTTGAGTTCCGGCACCCTCTACGACAAGGTGTGGGATCTGCATCGGGTGGCGGAGCTTCCCGGTGGATCCACCCAACTGTTTGTCGGTCTTCATCTCATCCATGAGGTCACCAGTCCCCAAGCGTTCTCGGCGCTGAAGGACAAGGGCCTGAATGTGCGCTATCCCGAGCGCACGGTGGCCACAGTGGACCACATCGTGCCGACCACCTCCCAGCAACGTCCGTTCGCGGATCCGTTGGCGGAGGAGATGCTCAGCACCTTGGAGCGGAACTGTGAGGAGTACGGCATCCCTCTCAACAACATCGGCAGCGGCCGGCAGGGCATCGTGCACGTGATTGCCCCTGAGCTGGGCCTGACCCAGCCGGGGATGACGGTGGCTTGCGGTGACTCCCACACCTCCACCCATGGCGCCTTCGGGGCAATCGCCTTCGGGATCGGCACGAGTCAGGTTCGCGATGTGCTGGCCAGCCAGAGCCTGGCCATGAACAAACTCAAGGTGCGCCGGATTCAAGTGAATGGCCTCCTGCCGGAGGGGGTGTCCGCCAAGGATCTGATCCTTCATGTGATTCGCCGCCTTGGTGTGAAAGGCGGGGTTGGGTATGCCTATGAGTTCGCCGGGTCTGCCATCGAGGCGTTGTCGATGGAAGAGCGGATGACCCTCTGCAATATGGCGATCGAGGGTGGAGCCCGATGCGGTTACGTCAATCCTGATCAGGTCACCTTTGATTATCTGAACGGTCGCCCCCATGCTCCAGATGGTGACGCCTGGACCCGCGCTGTCTCCTGGTGGAGCTCATTGGTCACCGAGCCCGACGCAACGGTGGACGATGAGGTGGTCTTTGATGCTGCTGCGATTCCGCCCACAGTGACTTGGGGCATCACCCCTGGCCAGGGACTGGGAATCGACGAAACGGTTCCCAGTCTCGATCAGCTGGATCCAGGGGAGCGCCCGATCGCGGAGGAGGCCTATCGCTACATGGATCTGCAGCCTGGAACGGCCATCGCTGGAGTGCCTGTGGATGTTTGTTTCATCGGCAGCTGCACCAATGGTCGTCTGAGCGATCTCCGTGCTGCTGCCGACGTGGCCCGTGGGCGCCAGGTGGCGGAGGGCATTAAGGCGTTTGTGGTTCCTGGCTCGGAGCAGGTGGCGAAAGCCGCCGAAGCGGAAGGGCTGGATGCGGTGTTCCGGGCCGCAGGCTTCGAGTGGCGGGAGCCCGGTTGTTCGATGTGCCTGGCGATGAATCCCGATCGGCTTGAGGGACGCCAGATCAGCGCCAGCTCCAGCAATCGCAATTTCAAGGGTCGGCAAGGGTCGGCCAGTGGGCGGACGTTGTTGATGAGTCCAGCGATGGTGGCCGCTGCTGCCGTGAATGGTCGTGTGACCGATGTCCGTACTTTGATCTCTCCGTCCGCATCGTGATGGCTCTCTTCCCCACTGGTTCCATTCAGCAGGTGCGTGGAACGGCCATTGCCGTTCCAGGTGAAGACATCGATACGGACCGGATCATTCCCGCCCGCTTCCTTAAATGCGTCAGTTTTGAGGCGCTGGGTGACCAGGTGTTTGCTGATGACCGTCTGGAACTCTCCGGCGAGCATCCCTTTGATCAGGCCCGTTATCAGGGTGCCTCGATCCTGGTGGTGAATGGCAATTTCGGCTGCGGTTCCAGCCGTGAGCATGCACCTCAGGCATTGATGCGCTGGGGAATCCGTGCGGTGGTCGGTGTCAGTTTTGCCGAGATTTTCTATGGCAACTGCCTCGCGCTGGGCATTCCCTGTGCAACGGCTGCGCCAGATCAGATCAAGGCGATTCAGGCGCAGGTGGCTCGTGAGCCAGATGGCTCGTGGCAGCTGGACCTTGCTGGTTTGCAATTGACGTCGGCGGAGTCCAGCTGGCCTGTCTCCATCGATGCCGGTCCTCTGGACATGTTGCGCAGCGGTCGCTGGGATGCCACGTCCCAGCTTTTGGATCATGGCCCCCAGGTTGCGGCGTTGATGCAAACACTGCCTTACATCAACCAATTCGCCGCCAATTGACGGCCAAGCGCGACTCCTGTGTCTATGAAAGAGACAGGAGGATGCGTGTTGATGGTTCATTCGTTGTCGCGGTTGTTGTTGCCGTTGTTGGTTGTTGTCGGAGTGGCTCCTGCTGGTGCCCTGCCACTTCAGATTCAGCCCCACGATCCGTTGGATCACAGCTGTCCAGGTTGTGATCTGCGCCATGTGGATTTCCGGCAGGCCCACCTCATCGGTGCTGATTTTCGGGGCAGCGATTTGCGCGGCGCTGATCTCAGGGAGGCGAATCTTGAGGGTGCTGATTTGACGGGGGCTCTCCTCGAAGGGGCTGACCTGCGGGGAGCCAACCTCACCAATGCGGAGCTGTCTGGTGTGGATCTGCGCAATGCCGATCTGCGGGACGCCCAGGTGATCAATGCCTATGCGCCAAATGTTCAGACCTCCGGCATGCGCTATGCCGGCGCGTCACTGTTCGGAAGCGATCTGATCATCGGCGGTGGTGATGACTGACTCAAGGGCCATGGTCACGAACCGCCCCAAGGTGACAAAGCCACTATGAGGATCAGAAGGGTTGATCCGAGCGGGTCGTCTCCATCCAGTTGGTTGGGGTGTAAGGCACAAATGGCACTCCTGTGCCTTTGAAGTCGAAGTCGTTGAGCCGGAAGCGCACGCCACCAATGCCTTCGTAGGGATTGAAATAGATCCCGACGTCGTAACTGCGACGTTGCCAGCGCAGTTCGATGTTCGAGTTGACCGTTTTGCCGTAGTACTCCGAACCGGGATCGACGTTGTAGCTGACGCCTGTGCTCAGCACGACCGGACCAACAATCTGCTGGGTGAGCCCGATCCCAAGGGTGGCGAGATCGACGTTTCGGTCGAAGGCGAAGGGGCTGTTGCCGTTTTTTAGGGAGCCGCCACCAACGATGGAGATCTGAGTGAAATCGAGGAACGGCTTGCTGAAGGTGCCCAGGGTGATGGTGGGCCCTCCGCTGAGACTCACGGTCTCTTGGTGACGTCCATCCCCATAGACGGCCATCGAGGTGTTGATGTTGGTGTTCAGGCTCAGCCCTGGGACGATCGGCACGGGGGAATAGCGATAGGCCGCACTCGGAATCAGCTCAGCGGTCTTACCTCTCAACAGGGGAATCTGGCTGGTGATTGAGGCGAACAAGCTGCCACGCCCGCTGCGGAAGCGTCGGTCACTGTTGAAGCGATCGGCGTCGTAGTCGCCGATGGCACCTCGAATCAGATACCTGTGGTCAACCCCTCCGGTCGACCAGCTGCCCCGGGTCTGGGCATAGACGCCATAGGCCGCATGGATGTTGGTTTCACCGAGGGAGCCATTCCAGGTGCGATAGCGGTAGGCCCCGAACAGATTGGTTTTGAGCACACCCAAACTGCCCATGTCGATATCACGGCCGAAGCTTCCCCAGAAACGACTGCTGCTGAGGATGTCTTCAGGATTAAAGCTGCTCATGTCGGCGTCGGCGCGCAATCTGTAGTCCCCGTACTGACCACGAAGCTTGGCTTCCAGGCCAAACAGATCACCGGCGCTGTTGAAGTCGCCGTCCAGGGTGCGCTGGAGCATGAACTGCGGCTGAAGGGACAGCTCTGTGCTGTTGCCGATGGTCAGAGGCTTGAGGTTGCGTCCCACAAAAAGGCCACCGCGGTCTTTGTTGTCGATGCCAACAACCAGACGGTTCTCCACTTCCTCCTCCTTCTGGATGAGCTGTCGACGTGTCACAGGAATGGGCAGCCGCTCTTCGACGATGAGGCGGTTGCGACGCGCTGAGATCAGCACATCACCATTGCTTTGCTCCCGAGCGATCACATCCTCTGCATCAATCCTGGTTTGCGCCGGAGTGAAGGGATCGTTGCTGAATCCCATGCGGTCGGCTTGCCAGCCATCCGCTGTGATCAAGACCTTCGAGGCCTGAATTCTCCAGCGGCTGATCGTGCCATTCAGGAGTTGTGTGCTTCCAAGGCTCTTCAGTTGAGGAACTTTGACCACACCAAAGCGGTTTTCATCTCTGACTGAGGAATTCAGGCGTTGAACGGGGATGCCGCTGCGTCGTTCAATGCTGAAGCTGCCCTGGAAGTCGACGTCTGAGATGCGCTGGTCGATCTTGGCGATTGCCTCAGTTCGCATGGCCTGCTGCTGGGCAGGGGGGACCGCTTGCTGTTCGGATTCGCCATGACTTGAGAAATGGCGCTGGGGATCACCTCCGTCACCGAGAGCAATGGAATCGAGACGGTCGGAGAGGGAGGAAGGCTTGACGCGGCGGTCGCGATCCGGATCCGCGCACTCCGGCAAAGGAGGCATCATCGCGCTCTCCGGCTCGGGTGTGTCCCGTCCCCAGCGGTAACGCAGGCCGAGCAAGTAGGCATTGCTGCCCTCGGAGACCCCTCCATAGGATCCGAATGCACCGGAACGGTGGTGAATTCGACCGACGAGCGACAGGTCGGAGGACACAGCTGCTTCCACCTCGAAGCCGAGATAATTCAGCAGCTGGGTGTAGTTCTCGCGGAACGTTTTCTCATAGAGGCTGACATCCGT
The Synechococcus sp. PROS-U-1 DNA segment above includes these coding regions:
- a CDS encoding glycosyltransferase family 4 protein; amino-acid sequence: MNLLASPIAVASVSFLLAAVITTVLVPQVRRLGLRFGWTDQPDERKQHVTPMVRLGGVAMVLGFVLALAAIWSMGGFGLLAPARDQLIWGTLAGSLCFFLIGLADDLFALSPWPRLAGQVAVACAVWSQGVRIGAIDLPWLTASAGPIALPDSLSLLATVVWLVGITNAINWLDGLDGLAAGVAGIAAVGLVSVSFSLHQVAAGFLAAALAGCCFGFLRHNFNPARIFMGDGGSYFLGFTLAAVSIVGPAKGLTTVSLLLPLLILSLPLADMSAVIMGRLRAGRSPFYPDRRHLHHRLLRAGFSHRRTVLLIYVFTQWLAALALVVANAEMRFLWLALATAILVATVVISRRQLQHERALMNTTPRATPADPAALGEPRG
- a CDS encoding 3-isopropylmalate dehydratase small subunit 2 codes for the protein MALFPTGSIQQVRGTAIAVPGEDIDTDRIIPARFLKCVSFEALGDQVFADDRLELSGEHPFDQARYQGASILVVNGNFGCGSSREHAPQALMRWGIRAVVGVSFAEIFYGNCLALGIPCATAAPDQIKAIQAQVAREPDGSWQLDLAGLQLTSAESSWPVSIDAGPLDMLRSGRWDATSQLLDHGPQVAALMQTLPYINQFAAN
- the leuC gene encoding 3-isopropylmalate dehydratase large subunit; this translates as MSSGTLYDKVWDLHRVAELPGGSTQLFVGLHLIHEVTSPQAFSALKDKGLNVRYPERTVATVDHIVPTTSQQRPFADPLAEEMLSTLERNCEEYGIPLNNIGSGRQGIVHVIAPELGLTQPGMTVACGDSHTSTHGAFGAIAFGIGTSQVRDVLASQSLAMNKLKVRRIQVNGLLPEGVSAKDLILHVIRRLGVKGGVGYAYEFAGSAIEALSMEERMTLCNMAIEGGARCGYVNPDQVTFDYLNGRPHAPDGDAWTRAVSWWSSLVTEPDATVDDEVVFDAAAIPPTVTWGITPGQGLGIDETVPSLDQLDPGERPIAEEAYRYMDLQPGTAIAGVPVDVCFIGSCTNGRLSDLRAAADVARGRQVAEGIKAFVVPGSEQVAKAAEAEGLDAVFRAAGFEWREPGCSMCLAMNPDRLEGRQISASSSNRNFKGRQGSASGRTLLMSPAMVAAAAVNGRVTDVRTLISPSAS
- a CDS encoding DUF3769 domain-containing protein — its product is MPVSASSAEQVVAAPAHLKIQADRQYSDRKTNATIAEGNVSIQLRNAELRADRIEFDAGFRTLYARGAVRFRRGNQYFQASSFRFNLVQNEGQLNDVYGVIDLEDSVNNPLTASRTTSPPASAPPESEPEVPSRDDTLESNEGMPPVACPPLLPPVPDWHPQPWAVTAWGGQMIDAAFGDTFMFNGRMRPEAVLGVGVQKRIMRAGPLALELEADLFSHIAKQQQGGEFNQSTPYADLPSQSFGEGVLGIGARIWVQPWLSFSFVEGISYNTDVSLYEKTFRENYTQLLNYLGFEVEAAVSSDLSLVGRIHHRSGAFGSYGGVSEGSNAYLLGLRYRWGRDTPEPESAMMPPLPECADPDRDRRVKPSSLSDRLDSIALGDGGDPQRHFSSHGESEQQAVPPAQQQAMRTEAIAKIDQRISDVDFQGSFSIERRSGIPVQRLNSSVRDENRFGVVKVPQLKSLGSTQLLNGTISRWRIQASKVLITADGWQADRMGFSNDPFTPAQTRIDAEDVIAREQSNGDVLISARRNRLIVEERLPIPVTRRQLIQKEEEVENRLVVGIDNKDRGGLFVGRNLKPLTIGNSTELSLQPQFMLQRTLDGDFNSAGDLFGLEAKLRGQYGDYRLRADADMSSFNPEDILSSSRFWGSFGRDIDMGSLGVLKTNLFGAYRYRTWNGSLGETNIHAAYGVYAQTRGSWSTGGVDHRYLIRGAIGDYDADRFNSDRRFRSGRGSLFASITSQIPLLRGKTAELIPSAAYRYSPVPIVPGLSLNTNINTSMAVYGDGRHQETVSLSGGPTITLGTFSKPFLDFTQISIVGGGSLKNGNSPFAFDRNVDLATLGIGLTQQIVGPVVLSTGVSYNVDPGSEYYGKTVNSNIELRWQRRSYDVGIYFNPYEGIGGVRFRLNDFDFKGTGVPFVPYTPTNWMETTRSDQPF
- a CDS encoding competence/damage-inducible protein A, giving the protein MAESGVEILCVGTELLLGDILNGNARWIAEQLAGLGLPHYRQTVVGDNKDRLVSAVREASQRCRVLVTTGGLGPTPDDLTTEALAAAFETPLEERPELWLEIHQKLSAGGRPVASSNRSQAYLPRGAEVLPNPKGSAPGMIWSPLPDFTILTFPGVPSEMQAMWTETAVPWFQGHGGASGVFVSRQLRFSGIGESDLAERVADLLASTNPTVAPYASLGDVKLRLTACAQSAEAAAQMLVPLEAELRRRTGDLCYGVDEDSLASVVIDLLKQRHQTMAVAESCTGGGLAAALTAVPGSSSVFQGGVVAYSNAVKQALLGVSPNLLTAHGAVSQPVVEAMARAARERLNCDWAIAVSGIAGPGGGSAEKPVGLVHLALAGPDGCEAWVQHFGERRGREAIQRMSVIRGLDRLRLRLLAQV
- a CDS encoding pentapeptide repeat-containing protein; the protein is MVHSLSRLLLPLLVVVGVAPAGALPLQIQPHDPLDHSCPGCDLRHVDFRQAHLIGADFRGSDLRGADLREANLEGADLTGALLEGADLRGANLTNAELSGVDLRNADLRDAQVINAYAPNVQTSGMRYAGASLFGSDLIIGGGDD